Sequence from the Calypte anna isolate BGI_N300 chromosome 25, bCalAnn1_v1.p, whole genome shotgun sequence genome:
cccagcactgctgctccatCCAGGTGTGACATTATGGTCACCTCCTGGCCAGGAGGGGACCAACGTGGGGCAGGCTCCTGGGGCCACCCCTGTGCTGCCCCCCTGGTCCCATTACCCATTAACCCAGTGGCCAAGGCACCTTCCCCACCATCCATCTCCACCAAGAAGCACCTTCCCCtgcacctccccagccctgcagtgtgGTGCCAggagccctggggatggggcTCTGGGATGGCTCTCACCTGGCTGTAGGGGTTGGACTTGCTGTTGGGTGACACGTAGCGCCCGTGGCTCTGGTACTGGGCGTACTCAGCCATGGGGTGGTAGGAATCCTTTGTGCTGAACAGGTCCAGCTTCCCTCGGCTTTTCCGGCGGCAGGTACAAGTGGTCTGGAGGAAAAGAGGGCCTGGTGGCATTGtggatggggacaggggaccCGTCATAGAAGGCAGGTGAGGAAAGCCATGGGGACGGGGGACTCACCATCAGAAAGCAGGTGaggatgctcagcagcagcaggatgctgacCAGGACCAGCAGAGCAATGGCCCAGTCTGGGACCCTGGATTCTGGTGCTGGAGATGTCACATCCACAGAGcctgaaagaaaaccagagatgTGTCTGCATCATGGGGTCAGCTGGGACAAACAGCCTCCAGAGACCCCCAGGATGGGGTTGAGGGAATGAGCCCTCCTCTGCAGGGTCTGGGGACTGTGAAATTGCATCAGCACTGCAGGATGCGAGCCCTCAGCCTGTCCCCCCATGAAGGAGCTTTGGTCAGGATGGGGCAGCCCTTGTGGAGCCCTCCAGAGCCCCCCCATGGGCTcagcccaccccagccccactcACTCCGGATGCTGTCCAGCTGCAGGCCCATGATGAAGCCATTCTCGTCCAGAttcttcctcagctgctgctcagcagcatcactgGCCATGGTGCCATTGCCGTGCCCAAACACGAGGGTGGACTGCACCTCCACCGAGCCCGGGGCTGCCCGTGAGAGGAGGTGTCAGCCCCCAGATCACCACCCCCTGCCAGGGGCTCTTTGCCAGGACATGCTGGGacactccagccctgccagctggaGCCACTCACCTGAAAAGGAGCTCACTGCATCCCTTGTAGGACCGCCCACCCATGCAGCTCACACAGTCAAAGACATGTTCAAACTGGAACAAAGCACTGGGGTGACAACCACCTCCCTCCCGGacccccccctctctctcctgtCCCCTCGCAGGACCACCTGGGGCTGCTGAATTGTTTGGTAGTGCAGGTGCTGGGACATTTT
This genomic interval carries:
- the MUC1 gene encoding mucin-1, which produces MASDAAEQQLRKNLDENGFIMGLQLDSIRSSVDVTSPAPESRVPDWAIALLVLVSILLLLSILTCFLMTTCTCRRKSRGKLDLFSTKDSYHPMAEYAQYQSHGRYVSPNSKSNPYSQVAGSNGGGTGTFTYTNPTAGSDNL